In Rhodamnia argentea isolate NSW1041297 chromosome 11, ASM2092103v1, whole genome shotgun sequence, one genomic interval encodes:
- the LOC115746991 gene encoding uncharacterized protein LOC115746991 isoform X1 — protein sequence MANPGVGTKFVSVNLNKSYGQHAQHHQANSYGQSRTRVGSHGGSGSGGMVVLSRPRSSQKAGPKLSVPPPLNLPSLRKEHEKFDTLGTSGSAAGGGVSGNGMRPGSSGMGWTKPVNVGLQEKEVSGSGDKCVSGAVDLELHSAADALNKGGSAYMPPSGRSGPVVSAYLPVQKASVLRGEDFPSLRAAVPSASGSSQRQKDGPSLKQKQLSSEEAGNEQRPNSHMSSLVDMRPQVLSSRHSFANDVHENGNENHTFGSSRTSEQSRKQDDYFSGPLPLVRLNPRSDWADDERDTSRGLIERGRDNVFSKSEAYWDGDFDMPKVSFPPHKPAHGSLNRWGQRDNETGKYSSSEVHRADPYGRDVRISGGDGREGNSWKISSPIPKGGAGVPESRNDRNNLGVRSSMLSMETKKDDKHISFPFRDGAPDDLGRKDIAYGQGGRLSWNSNLDSFNSRGTERIVRARNGSEQFTKYNGDGPQNSSASKSSSGGRGLPVNDPILNFAKDKRPFSKNEKPYLEDPFLKDFGDGRDSLSGSLVGVVKRKKDMLKQTDFYDPVRESFEAELERVQKMQEQERQRILEEQERALEFARREEEERARLVREQEEMQKRLEEEAKEAAWRAEQERLEALHRAEEQRIAREEERRRVLLEEERRKQAAKQKLLELEERIAKRQAEAVRGSSNSLIADERYAGLLKEKDTLRGADTGDWEDSEHMVERITTPASSDSSTFNRTFEMGSRPNISRDSSISMERGKPSNSWRRDPFETGSSSTFGLAEQEGGQYGPRGDVSHGGRTLHRKEYNGAGYVSYRSYNKGGVSEPQMDDFPDTRGHRWNLDGDPVNRNPELDPELHENFNERFAGDVGWGHSRSHGYPYPPSSEQFYQNPEADGSYSFGRSRYSMRQPRVLPPPSLSSMHKHARGGEIERPGPSSFLDSKMHHTDSVRSESTLNVGHGVGHQEDLDHELVGVKQESTDEQKLDPQTAPRCDSQSSLSVSSPPDSPIHLSHDDLDESGDYSVKSAAGQDGDFLIPEKEVVVLPTKAGQVANASRSISSEDEGEWTEENNELLQEQEEYDEDEEGYQEEDEVREADDEIGDRHQELDDIHLENESSAGLVDNLVLGFNEGVEVPVPSDDYEQSPRNREVAYAVPSVSLGHGQEEESSVRLSSDVRTGQHVDGSPQSSMDASSRLLQEAEKAMQGLVIKPNNIVVTPAASQISDDMDAPVRHVVPSGSNLILHSTAPGVTTQAEAPKLQFGLFSGPSLIPSPVPAIQIGSIQMPLHLHPQVSPSLSPMQQAHPPIFQFGQLRYSSAFPPGIVPMAPQPLSLVQPNVPANFPFNHNRDGSLSVQPSQDITAPNLAKMDDASLSAESQSGVVPRHSILPQDKAMKNLNPSAARDKAESMLTVQQDRAENAQFLEGNNVPVFKLEEPDQQNEGGKNYKFMSNSKKWEGQGITGFPSSQAIRKERDFNGSKVHGSVNGGKVKHYVFKVKNPASRSSLPEIEVSQSDSSGYQRRQRRTVRRTEFRVRENGERRRSAILGSPSLLGLDDRSSVNARSTVISGRTGSGKAVLSSKLPKRTFESESIRSGSMNTQEMESCSRNEKRSLKESISKTQSVHQPHSLEQIPKSNVHEEDIDAPLQSGIVRVFQQPGIEAPSDEDDFIEVRSKRQMLNDKREQREKEIRAKSRVAKVPRKSHPLPNATNFPSSSKRISSLRSGETATTGHNDFATADGHGLANIELSVTFSASMVSQPLAPIGTPAAKTEAQAESDPQTIMSLPADIGKNLGPGSIFESKNKAMDNVQPLDSWGNSGINQQVMSLTQSQLDEAMKPAKFDARVSVGESSFTAGEGSVPLASISAKDKSFSSAASPINSLLAGEKIQFGAVTSPTVLPPSSHALSHGIGPPNSCLLDVQVSHKLSATEDGCNIFFEKDKNSGEPCVHLEDSEAEAEAAASAVAVAAISSDEIVGNGLGRSVSVSDAKTFGAVDVDGISTGVAGDQESVNHLRAEESLNVSLPADLSVETPPISLWQPLTSSQSTSSQMLSHFPGGPPSHFPFYEMNPMMGSPIFAFGPNEESASTQQQSQKSSAPNSGPHGSWPQCHSGVDSFYGPPAGFTGPFISPGGIPGVQGPPHMVVYNHFAPVGQFGQVGLSFMGTTFIPSGRQPDWKHNPASAPMAGEGDMNNLNVVPTQRNPANMPAPIQHLAPGSPLLPIASPMFDVPPFQTNPEMSVHARWTHLPASPLQSSSMSLPMQQQAGTLPPQFSNGPSVDQSLAANRFADTRTSTPESSRNFPVAADGNANRLPDELGLLDPSSSGSGATTQSIVAKNSPLNANVNHQNGGDNDGCSSETAAVFENKPSHQRSISSHNYSSSSAYNYPRGGPSQKGNEWPHRRAGFQGRNHSFGSEKGFASSKVKQIYVAKQTSGGKTATS from the exons ATGGCCAATCCTGGAGTTGGGACCAAATTTGTGTCGGTGAACTTGAACAAATCTTACGGGCAGCATGCACAGCACCACCAAGCAAACTCTTACGGACAGAGTCGAACCCGGGTTGGTAGTCATGGTGGCAGTGGAAGTGGAGGTATGGTGGTGCTTTCGCGGCCTCGTAGCTCACAGAAAGCTGGGCCCAAGCTTTCTGTTCCACCCCCCTTGAACTTGCCATCTTTGAGGAAGGAGCATGAGAAATTCGACACCTTGGGAACCAGTGGCAGTGCTGCTGGTGGAGGGGTGAGTGGAAATGGGATGAGGCCCGGTTCATCTGGTATGGGATGGACTAAACCAGTGAATGTCGGCTTGCAGGAGAAGGAAGTTTCTGGTTCTGGTGATAAGTGTGTTTCTGGAGCGGTTGATCTGGAATTGCATAGTGCTGCTGATGCCTTGAATAAGGGAGGTAGTGCATATATGCCACCTTCGGGTCGGTCTGGACCTGTAGTTTCCGCATATCTGCCAGTGCAGAAAGCTTCAGTTTTGAGGGGAGAGGACTTCCCTTCTTTGCGAGCTGCCGTTCCTTCTGCATCTGGCTCATCACAGAGGCAGAAGGATGGTCCGAGTCTGAAACAAAAGCAGTTGTCCAGTGAAGAGGCAGGTAATGAGCAGAGGCCAAACTCTCATATGAGCTCCCTCGTTGACATGCGTCCTCAAGTGCTGTCATCTCGTCATAGTTTTGCTAATGATGTTCatgaaaatggaaatgagaatCATACTTTTGGCAGTTCTCGAACTTCTGAGCAGAGTCGAAAGCAGGATGATTACTTTTCAGGGCCACTGCCTCTTGTTCGATTGAATCCAAGGTCTGATTGGGCTGATGATGAGCGTGATACTAGTCGTGGTTTGATAGAACGTGGCAGAGACAATGTCTTTTCCAAGAGTGAAGCTTATTGGGATGGGGATTTTGATATGCCCAAGGTAAGTTTTCCCCCTCACAAACCAGCTCATGGCTCTCTTAACAGGTGGGGTCAGCGTGACAATGAAACTGGGAAATATTCTTCCAGCGAAGTCCACAGAGCAGACCCTTATGGCAGAGATGTGAGAATATCTGGTGGCGATGGCAGGGAGGGAAACTCATGGAAAATATCTTCCCCCATTCCAAAAGGTGGAGCTGGTGTACCAGAATCCAGAAACGACAGAAACAATCTTGGTGTCAGGTCATCTATGCTGAGtatggaaacaaaaaaggatgataagcacatctcttttccttttagaGATGGTGCGCCTGATGATCTTGGAAGGAAGGACATTGCTTACGGACAAGGTGGGAGACTGTCATGGAACAGCAATTTAGATTCATTCAATAGTCGAGGGACAGAGCGGATTGTGAGAGCCCGTAATGGCTCTGAACAGTTCACCAAATACAATGGTGATGGTCCCCAAAATAGTTCAGCATCCAAAAGCTCATCTGGTGGTAGAGGCCTTCCTGTGAATGATCCAATACTTAATTTTGCAAAGGATAAACGTCCATTCTCAAAGAATGAAAAGCCTTATCTGGAGGACCCTTTCTTAAAGGATTTTGGTGATGGACGTGATTCTCTTTCTGGAAGCCTTGTAGGCgtggtgaaaagaaaaaaagatatgcTTAAGCAGACCGACTTTTATGACCCTGTCAGGGAGTCTTTTGAGGCTGAACTTGAGAGAGTTCAGAAGATGCAAGAGCAGGAACGGCAGCGCATTCTCGAGGAACAAGAAAGAGCCTTGGAGTTTGCCCGtcgggaagaggaggagagagctAGGCTAGTCAGAGAACAGGAGGAAATGCAGAAAAGGcttgaagaagaagccaaagaagCTGCCTGGAGAGCAGAACAAGAAAGGTTGGAAGCCTTGCACAGAGCTGAGGAGCAGAGGATAGCGAGGGAAGAGGAGAGGCGGAGGGTTCTcttggaagaagaaaggagaaaacagGCAGCTAAGCAAAAGCTTTTGGAACTAGAGGAGAGGATTGCCAAGAGGCAGGCTGAAGCAGTAAGAGGTAGTAGTAACTCTTTAATTGCAGATGAGAGGTATGCGGGGTTGCTGAAAGAGAAAGATACATTGAGGGGAGCAGATACAGGTGATTGGGAAGATAGTGAACATATGGTTGAGAGGATTACTACTCCAGCATCTTCTGATTCTTCTACTTTCAATAGAACATTTGAGATGGGCAGCAGGCCAAATATTTCTCGGGATAGTTCAATATCAATGGAAAGAGGGAAACCTTCTAATTCATGGAGAAGGGACCCGTTTGAGACAGGGAGCAGCTCAACCTTTGGTCTGGCAGAACAAGAGGGTGGTCAATATGGCCCTAGAGGAGATGTATCACACGGAGGAAGAACATTGCATAGGAAAGAGTACAATGGAGCTGGTTATGTGTCTTATAGGAGTTACAATAAAGGAGGGGTGTCAGAGCCTCAGATGGATGATTTCCCTGACACTAGAGGGCACAGGTGGAATCTTGATGGAGATCCTGTTAATAGGAATCCTGAGCTTGATCCTGAGTTGCATGAGAATTTTAATGAGAGGTTTGCTGGTGATGTTGGGTGGGGGCACAGTCGGTCCCATGGTTATCCTTATCCTCCATCTTCTGAACAATTTTATCAGAATCCTGAGGCAGATGGATCTTATTCTTTTGGAAGGTCAAGGTATTCCATGAGGCAGCCTCGTGTtctccctcctccttccttaTCGTCCATGCATAAGCATGCACGTGGAGGTGAAATTGAGCGTCCAGGACCCTCATCTTTTCTAGATAGCAAGATGCATCATACAGATTCTGTAAGAAGTGAATCAACTCTGAATGTGGGTCATGGGGTGGGTCATCAAGAGGATTTGGATCATGAATTAGTTGGTGTCAAGCAAGAGAGCACTGATGAGCAGAAACTAGATCCACAGACTGCACCCAGGTGTGACTCCCaatcctctctctctgtttcgAGCCCCCCTGATTCTCCTATTCATCTTTCTCATGATGATTTGGATGAATCTGGGGACTATTCTGTGAAGTCAGCAGCTGGACAGGATGGAGATTTTCTCATCCCTGAAAAGGAAGTTGTTGTCTTACCGACCAAAGCTGGGCAGGTTGCAAATGCTTCCAGATCTATTTCTAGCGAGGACGAAGGGGAATGGACGGAAGAGAACAACGAACTGTTGCAGGAGCAAGAAGAgtatgatgaagatgaagagggataccaggaagaagatgaagtacgaGAAGCAGATGATGAGATTGGAGATAGACATCAGGAGCTTGACGATATTCACTTGGAGAATGAAAGTTCAGCTGGGCTTGTGGACAACTTGGTTTTAGGCTTTAATGAGGGCGTTGAAGTTCCTGTGCCAAGTGATGATTATGAACAAAGTCCAAGGAACAGAGAAGTTGCTTATGCAGTGCCATCGGTTTCTCTTGGCCATGGTCAAGAAGAGGAGTCCTCAGTCAGACTGAGCAGTGATGTGCGGACTGGTCAACATGTTGATGGTTCTCCTCAGTCAAGCATGGATGCTTCATCTAGGCTGCTGCAGGAAGCAGAGAAAGCCATGCAAGGCCTGGTGATTAAGCCTAACAATATTGTTGTTACACCGGCAGCTTCTCAGATTTCTGATGACATGGATGCTCCTGTCAGGCACGTAGTTCCATCCGGTAGCAACTTGATATTGCATTCTACTGCCCCTGGTGTTACTACTCAGGCTGAAGCACCTAAGCTTCAGTTCGGTCTGTTTTCTGGTCCTTCCTTGATACCATCTCCTGTGCCAGCTATTCAAATTGGTTCCATACAGATGCCTCTTCATTTGCATCCTCAAGTTTCTCCATCTCTTAGTCCAATGCAACAAGCACATCCTCCTATTTTTCAGTTTGGACAGCTCAGATACTCATCTGCATTTCCTCCTGGAATTGTGCCCATGGCTCCCCAGCCATTATCATTGGTTCAGCCAAATGTTCCagctaattttccttttaaccaTAATCGGGATGGCTCTTTGTCTGTTCAACCAAGTCAAGACATAACTGCTCCAAATCTTGCGAAAATGGATGATGCATCTCTGTCAGCAGAAAGCCAATCAGGTGTTGTTCCCAGGCACTCGATTCTGCCTCAAGATAAGGCTATGAAAAACCTAAATCCATCAGCAGCCAGAGACAAAGCAGAAAGCATGTTGACTGTGCAGCAGGATCGAGCAGAGAATGCTCAGTTTCTCGAGGGCAACAATGTTCCGGTTTTCAAATTAGAGGAGCCGGACCAACAGAATGAAGGTGGCAAGAACTACAAATTCATGTCAAATTCGAAAAAATGGGAAGGGCAGGGCATAACTGGGTTCCCATCATCTCAAGCCATCAGGAAAGAAAGGGATTTCAATGGATCAAAGGTTCATGGCTCTGTAAATGGTGGAAAAGTGAAGCACTATGTGTTCAAGGTAAAAAACCCTGCATCAAGGTCATCTCTTCCAGAAATTGAGGTTTCCCAGTCAGATTCTTCAGGATATCAAAGAAGGCAGAGGCGTACTGTAAGGCGAACTGAGTTCCGAGTTAGAGAGAACGGCGAAAGAAGGCGATCAGCAATCCTTGGTTCACCCTCGCTCCTTGGGCTGGATGACAGGTCAAGTGTAAATGCTAGAAGCACAGTAATTTCAGGAAGAACTGGTTCTGGAAAGGCTGTATTGTCAAGTAAACTGCCCAAGCGGACATTTGAGTCTGAAAGTATTAGATCTGGCTCAATGAATACTCAAGAAATGGAATCTTGTAGCAGAAATGAAAAGCGATCTTTGAAAGAGTCGATCTCAAAGACCCAGTCTGTACATCAGCCACACTCCCTTGAGCAAATCCCTAAGAGCAATGTTCATGAAGAAGATATTGATGCTCCTCTTCAAAGCGGTATTGTGCGTGTTTTTCAGCAACCTGGAATAGAAGCCCCTAGTGATGAAGACGACTTCATTGAGGTGAGGTCAAAGAGGCAAATGCTGAACGACAAGCGtgagcagagagagaaagagatcagGGCAAAGTCCCGTGTCGCAAAG GTGCCAAGGAAGTCTCATCCATTGCCCAATGCTACTAACTTCCCCAGTAGCTCCAAGAGAATCTCTTCCTTGAGAAGTGGAGAAACTGCGACCACGGGTCACAACGACTTTGCCACCGCAGATGGACATGGTTTGGCAAATATTGAATTATCAGTTACTTTTAGTGCCTCTATGGTGTCGCAACCATTGGCACCAATTGGGACACCTGCTGCTAAAACTGAAGCTCAGGCTGAGTCGGATCCCCAAACGATCAT GTCCCTTCCAGCTGACATTGGAAAGAATCTTGGGCCAGGCTCAATATTTGAGAGCAAGAATAAGGCCATGGATAATGTACAACCTCTGGACTCCTGGGGTAATTCAGGGATTAACCAACAG GTTATGTCCCTTACACAGTCACAACTTGACGAGGCAATGAAGCCTGCAAAATTTGATGCGCGTGTTTCTGTTGGAGAATCTAGTTTTACAGCTGGTGAGGGTAGTGTGCCATTGGCGTCCATATCAGCAAAAGACAAATCTTTTTCTTCAGCAGCAAGTCCAATAAATTCTCTGCTTGCGGGGGAGAAAATTCAGTTTG GTGCGGTAACATCTCCAACGGTTCTTCCTCCTAGCAGCCATGCTCTTTCTCATGGGATAGGCCCTCCAAATTCATGTCTTCTGGATGTTCAAGTTTCTCATAAACTTTCTGCAACTGAAGATGGTTGCAACATATTTTTCGAGAAGGATAAGAACTCAGGTGAGCCCTGTGTTCATCTAGAAGATAGTGAAGCTGAAGCTGAAGCAGCTGCttctgctgttgctgttgctgcaaTTAGCAGTGATGAGATAGTTGGGAATGGACTGGGTCGCTCTGTTTCTGTTTCAGATGCCAAAACTTTTGGAGCCGTAGATGTTGACGGGATATCCACAG GTGTAGCTGGTGATCAGGAGTCAGTAAATCACTTAAGGGCGGAAGAGTCTCTAAATGTTTCTCTTCCTGCTGACCTCTCTGTTGAAACCCCTCCCATTTCCTTGTGGCAACCATTGACAAGCTCACAGAGCACTTCAAGCCAGATGCTTTCACATTTTCCTGGAGGGCCaccttctcattttcctttctatGAGATGAACCCGATGATGGGGAGTCCAATATTTGCTTTCGGTCCCAATGAGGAATCTGCATCTACACAACAGCAATCACAGAAGAGCAGTGCACCCAATTCAGGGCCCCATGGGTCCTGGCCACAATGCCATTCTGGTGTAGATTCATTTTACGGTCCTCCTGCAGGGTTTACTGGCCCTTTCATCAGTCCTGGAGGAATACCTGGAGTTCAGGGCCCACCTCATATGGTTGTCTATAATCATTTTGCACCAGTTGGGCAGTTTGGACAGGTTGGCTTGAGTTTCATGGGCACTACCTTCATACCTTCAGGAAGGCAACCTGATTGGAAGCACAATCCTGCATCTGCTCCAATGGCTGGTGAGGGCGATATGAACAATTTAAACGTTGTTCCCACCCAGCGCAATCCGGCAAATATGCCTGCTCCAATTCAGCATCTTGCTCCTGGCTCACCTCTACTGCCCATAGCTTCCCCGATGTTTGATGTGCCTCCTTTCCAG ACCAATCCCGAGATGTCGGTCCATGCTCGATGGACTCATCTTCCTGCTTCTCCACTACAGTCCTCTTCAATGTCTTTGCCAATGCAGCAGCAAGCTGGGACACTGCCTCCACAGTTTAGCAACGGTCCTTCTGTTGACCAATCATTAGCTGCCAACAGATTTGCCGATACTCGCACCTCAACTCCAGAAAGCAGTCGGAATTTTCCTGTGGCAGCAGATGGCAATGCTAACCGGTTGCCTGATGAGCTAGGACTGCTAGACCCATCAAGCTCCGGTTCAGGGGCTACTACTCAGAGTATCGTCGCCAAGAATTCACCTTTAAATGCCAATGTTAATCATCAGAATGGCGGTGATAATGATGGATGCAGCTCTGAAACAGCTGCAGTTTTCGAGAACAAACCTTCTCATCAGAGAAGTATTTCTTCCCACAATTACAGCAGCTCTTCTGCATATAACTATCCGAGAGGAGGCCCTTCTCAAAAGGGCAATGAATGGCCTCACCGCCGAGCAGGTTTTCAAGGACGGAACCATTCTTTTGGTTCAGAAAAGGGCTTTGCTTCCTCCAAGGTGAAGCAAATATATGTGGCTAAGCAGACTAGCGGTGGGAAAACAGCAACCTCATAA